gcatagttattaaaggcgttaggcgcactcaaggcACATAGGTCTCGCCTGGGGCCTAGCCGCAAGGCGAAAAAAAAGCGTGGGCCTGAGAAAAAAAAGCGCACAACAAAAAAGCTTAAACCTTTTTTATATAATAGAAAATTAATAcgattcttcaaataaaataaaacgaaagttattatataacatttatatcgtctatttagtaccaaaagttataAATGCTAGTTTATTAGTGTAGAAAAATAGTTTTCGTTAGATAAAATAGAAATCTAGCTGGAATCTTGCaagaatttagagaatttggccggaaactctCCAGAATCTAGGAATCTCGCTGGAATATGCGCatgaaccatcacctggagaattaaagcgcaattgctTTGACTTAAGACGCAATTGCCTCGCCTTGCTAGGaaattgggcctaggcgcaagaggcgatggcttttaacaaccaTGGTTATGTGAAATGATTTTTGCTCAAATTGCCATATTTGTGATTTTCCCATATATAAATTCCATATTGGAACAAACAAAAtgataataaataaaattttaaaaaaaagggGGGCTCCAACCCCAGGCTTTGTATGGGTGAAGATGGAGACAACACTAATAATCATCCACCTAATTCCAAGACTCAACAGCAATATGTAATTATTGTTCTTAGAGATCATGATAACATATATTATGAGCAGATACTTGAATAAAATTATAAGTActtataaaattcaaaaaatcaaGGTATATCTTAATGCTAGGCTAATCAGATCTGATACGAGTAGCATTAATTTAATTTTTATGAACCTGCGAGTAAAGGtatatacataaatataaattgcaGCTAATGTGTGAGGCTAGCCCACTTGGTTGAGCTAAAGGTTTCTGAGGGTTGAGGTCTTAGGTTCAAACTTGGGCGAGGGCAGTTATTTAATTAATTGGTGTAAAGAAGGGTGGAAGTAACCTTTGCTTTTAGAAAACAAAATGTAAACTGCGGATTATATGTGTGAAAAATACACACACTCAGACAAATGTTTAATATTTGTTAAAAATGAGTCATTATTTCTATTTAGTGTAAAtacatagttgttaaaagccatcgcctcttgcgcctaggcccaatttCCTAGCAAGGCGAGGCAATTGTGCGTTAAGTCaaggcaattgcgctttaattctcttGGTGATGGTTCTGCGCATATTCCAGCGAGAGTCCTAGATTCTGGAGAGTTTctggccaaattctctaaattctggCAAGATTCCAACTAAATTTATACTTTTATCTAACGAAAACTATTTTTCTACACTAATATACTAGCATTTtataacttttggtactaaatatacgatattaaatgttatataatagctttagttttgttttatttgaagaattctattaattttctattatataaaaatgttttaagtTTTTTTGCTGTGCGCTTTTTTTTCTCAGgcctgtgtttttttttttttgcgcctaggccccaggcgagacctatgcgccttgagtgcgcctaacgcctttaataactatgtgTAAAAATATACTCCGGTAGTTAGTTTCTTTTCCACATATCCAAAAAAAAAGATATATTTTAACTGTTATGTAGAgacacaaacacacatacattACATATGTATgaggaaggttcatttgagaagaaaattaaattaagaagaaaaataacaaaggatacaaatgtaaaacattaaatagttttttttctcaactcatttattattatctttcactaattaattagtcataaacgttatcatcctccacacttaaagttttgcttacacacatcaaaatttatcctacacgttttgaaatttatcctacacatattgaaatttatcctacatagctcgtaatttatcctacatacctcgtaatttatgctacgctttaaattatatattttttctttttttttgaaaatatatgttttttgaaaataagttacaaatttaatgtagttagttattaaaaaggaagactaccaattaatgatccatctaagtttaccaatatacccttacactaatattaaatacaaaaatgaaatgaaataaaataaaatgaagcattcttattgattgaaatttgttcttttttattcttacaaaaaatttcttcttatttgaactctccactatatttATATTATCTTAAAATATATGTACGTATATATAAGTGCAGATCATTATACTTCATGCCAAAGGAAGTATCGACTTACTTGAGATGACAATACTTTCTCAAGTTCCTCAAGGACGTCTTTTGCTGTAGGACGGTCGTTTTGAGTTATTGCAACACATCGATATGCAATTTCTAAATATACTTTCAAAGAATCTTGATTGGGTCCTTTATGTAGCGTGGAAGTGAGTTCATCTACTTCTTCCATTATTTTAGGATCTACCATCTCATGTATTGTTCTCTCTTCGAAGTGTCGTCGTGCAACATATGCAATTCCGTTTTCATCCTCCGAAACGTAAACCGGATCATTGGCAAGCTTCCCAAATAGGATCTCAAATAAAACCACCCCAAACGAGTAAATATCTATTGCTCTTTTCAACCTACCTGTCTTCATATATTCTGGACACAAATACTCTTTTGTGCCTGCAACATTTTCTGTATAGAGAGATTCACGTTGATTGGTATGGTGAAATCTCGAGAGCCCAAAGTCGGCAATCTTCGCCACCCAGTTCTTGCCTAACAAAATGTTGCCGCTTTTTATGTCGCGATGAATTATCCTTTGTTCATCCTCTACCCGGGTGTGCAGGTAGTTCAATCCACGTGCAATGTCAATGCCAATCTTTAAACGTTGGACCCAAGTAAGATTAGTCGAGCTATCAGTGCTTCCCAAGTAATTATCCAGACTCCTGTTAGACGCATGCTCATAGACAAGTATCATATTTGGACCTTCATCACAAAATCCTAAAAGAGAGACTATATTGGCATGCTTACAACTGGTAAGCAATTCAATTTCTGCATTAAACCCTTCTTTTCCATGCTTGTCTTCTCTAATGCATTTTATAGCTACGGTTCTCCATTTCTTAGAAATTTTACCTTTACTTTTCTCTTCCACTGGCAGCTCAAGTTCTGCTCTGTACACCTTACCATATGTGCCTGACCCTAGGTATCTTTCTGTAAATTTCTTGGTGGCCGCTTCTATATCAATGAGTGGAATCTTTAAGTGTTCCAAGGCCCCCCCTGAAAAAAAAATGGTGTTGGAGCGTGTCAATATTCAAAAAAACAAGAGCTTTTCAAGAAGAGAAACAAGTCTGGACAAATAATAGTATATCACTATGATTGATTACTTCTCCTTATTAAGCAATGAAATAACATGCATATATATAGTCTCATATTGAATACATGTATATGACAAGAAAAGAGTCATGAATAGTTGTCCACAAAATCCTCATGCGTTTTCTGATTTTTGTACCATTGTTtgctaacaattggtatcagggCGGTTAATGACCTAAGGAAGAAACCCTGTTTGTTCTTGAATCCGATCACAGTCTGCGATCAACAAAACCCAACCAACTTTTCCCAGATTTCTTCGAAGATCAATGTCTTGCTAAACAAGACCATGGCAACTAATAATAACAAGGTTGTTGTTCCAGCAAGAGAAAGGAGCTTGAGCCTTGATGTCATACCAATGCTTTACACTCAACAAACTATACATCTTGGGTGATCAAAATGGAATCAATTATGGATGCCTAAGGGGTTTGGGAAGCCATAAAATCACCAGTTGGGGCAGTTGTGGACGTCAGAAAAGGTAAGATGGTGAGATCTTCTAAGCATTACCGGAAGACGTAGAGTTGTAGGCAGCCATGCATAAAGAAGCTAAGGACGTTTGGGACACCTTTATGTTATGTTAACTTGGGCCGATTGGGTCCATAAGGGCATAGAGTGAAGCTAGAAAGCGAGTTAGAGACGTTGCATATGATGGAGACGCAGACGAAAGATGAGTTTGCGGAAAAAATCAGCGAGTTAGTACCAAAATTCAGAAGCCAGGGATTACCTTTGGATGACTTGGCATTAGTCATGAAATTGCTTGATGTAGCTCTAGACATATTCCTCCAAATCGTTGCTTCGATTGAGATATATTCCGATCTTGAAATAATGCCATTTGAGGAAGCCATTGGACGATTGAAGGCGTCTATGAAAAGCGAGTTAAATCTCATGACTCAAGCAAAGAACAAAGCGAACAACTATTGACTACTTGTTTAGAATGGCAAGAGAAGTCGAGAACATAAAACATGCAGTAAGGAACAGACAGCATGGGTCATGGGTTTGGTTCATACGACAGCCGTTGTCTCGGCAGGGGAACTAGTCGAGGTTGAGGGAGTCGAAGCCCTTCGATAATATTAGGAAAAACGGACAAGAAACACATGTTGAAGCCCAAGATAAAAGCGGTATTCCATGTTGCAAATGTGACGACCTCGGTCACTTTGCAGAATGTAGAACCCCCAACAGAACCGAGGGAGAAGCTAACCTAGCACAAGATGAAGATTCTGTGAGCTGGAGAATTCCAGGATGATTTCTCATTAACAAAACAAACGTATATGTACACATAATACATCAGTAAAATAAGTAAACTACCTATCCACTAAACTAGGAAACTAATTTACAACTAATGACTGACTAAtcatattaaatacaaaatatatacATAATAATACTCGGTCAATATATGTGACCGCTAAGACACCCCTGCAGTCGAAGTCGTAGATGATCGAAGGTATAGACTGGATCGGAAACGAGTGAAAAGCTGGTGGGGTAAGCCTTTTGTGAATATGTCCACTGAAAATCTGTTGGAATGTGGTGAAATCGAACTACGCCTATCCGAACCTTTTCTAATGTCGAGTTCTACATGCTTTGTGCATTGGTGTTGAACCGGATTTTCTGACAAATAGATTGTAGACACGTTGTCACAATACACTAATGTTGCTCGACGAGTTGGGACAAATAATTCCAATAGTAGATTGCGTGGTCAACTCGTTTCAGCAACTGCATTTGCAACGCCCCTGTATTCTGCCTCGGCACTGGACCGTGAGATAGTTGGTCGGCATTTAGAAGATCACGATATAAGTTTATTTCCAAGAAATACACAATGTCCCGAGGTGGACCGTCTTGAATCCGGGCATCCCCCAGTCCGCGTCAGAATAAGCAATGAGATGTTGCGCACGTGAGGGAGTGATACATAAGCTATGATCAATGGTGCCTTTTAAATAACGTAATAACCGTTTTAAAAACTGAAAATGTGAATCTCCAGAGGCATGCATGAAGAGACATATTTGTTGGACGGCATATGTGAGGTCTGGCCTAGTAAAAGCCAAAAGGGAGATATTGCAAGGCGCTGGCGAGTTGTCTATATAGTGTGCCATTCGGTAAGAGTTTGCCACTCGTGACACTTAATTTTGATTTTGTATCAACCAGTGTGGCCGAAGGTTTGCAAATTGACATGTTTGCTCGGTCCAAGATCTCGGTAGCATATGTACTTTGAGAGAGAAATAAGCCGCCGTCACGTTTGGTGACATGAATCCCGAGAAAATGGTGAAGGGTACCCAAATCCGACATACGAAACTCGGTAGATAAAGTAGTGATGATGTTGCACAACAGGTTGTTGCCGGATGCTGTTAAAATAATATCGTCCACATAAAGTAATACATAAGTTGTTTGGGTACCTTTTCAATAGACAAACAATGATGTGTCGATGATGGTGCTTCGAAAACCGCATTTGATTAAGTATGTAGCAAACATGTCATACCATGCCCTAGGCGCCGGTTTCAACTCGTATAAAGATTTAGTCAACCTGCAAACATAATTAGGATGTCGAGAATCTGTGAAACCCGGGGGTTGAAACATATAAACGGTTTCATGTAGGTCACCGTGAAGAAACGCATTCTTAACGTCTAATTGGTGTATCGGCCAAGCATGTGAAACCGCTAGACTAAGGACTGCACAAATGGTAGTGGGCTTTACCACTGGACTAAAAGTTTCATCACAATCCACACCAACTTGTTAGCTTTTACCATTAACAACCAACCGAGCTTTGTATCGTTGTAAAGTTCCATCGGCATTGAACTTCTGGTGAAAGAGCCACATGCATCGGATGATATTAGCATCGGGTGGTCTAGGCACAAGCACCCATGTTTGATTATCCAATAGGGCTTGATATTCATCTTTCATAGCGGTGCGCCAATTTGGATCGGTGCGTGCTTTAAGATTAGAGGTTGGGATTGGGGACAAGGTGAAATCGGATTGAGTGTGAAGGTTTATAGGAAAATGAGGTTTATAGGTACCATCCTTAGATCTTGTAACCATGGGGTGTGAAGGTTGTGTGGAGGTGGATGGTGTAGGTGGCTGAGGTGAGTGAGGGGGAGAGGAAGGAGCAGCGGAAGATGATGAGGGGGTAAGGATGGTTGTTCGAGGTTGTCGTTGGTACTGGACGCCAAAACGAGAGGGTAGGGTCGTGGTGTTAGGGTGACGGGCCGGTAGGTTTAGTGTGGGATTGTGGGGCGTTGATGGGTTGGCTTATAGAGGAATCTAAAAGGGTAGGGGAAGGTTCAGTTTGGAGACACGAGTAGTCGCGAGGAATGTCGGGTTTAGCAAATGGAAAGACCGACTCATCAAATGTTACATGTCATGAACAGATGACTTTTCCCGTGGCGAGTCTAGACATCGATAGCCTCGATGGTCAGCCGAATAGCCTAAAAAGATACACCGTGTGGCTCGTGTAGAGAGCTTATGTGGGCGGGTGGCGGTAGTGTTGGGATAACATATGCACCCGAAGGTTCTAAGATGGTCATAAGAGGTGTGACGAAGGTAAAGGGTTGATGTGGGAGTGTGGAATTTAAGATGTCTCGTGGGAAGGATGTTGTGGAGGTAACACGCGGTGTGAATGGCCTTGACCCAATAGATGGGGGATAAACAGGCGCGCGTGAGAAAAGTCAACATGATCTCATTTAGGCGTTTGATCATGTGTTCCGATTTTCCATTTTGTTGGGAGGTTTGGGGGCATGAAAACCGGAATTGAAGACCATGAGCATCGGCAAGGAGATACAAGAGTGTTCTATGATAACAGGTCTACAGTTTTTCTGACCAGGAATAAGCAATAGAACAGGATCGATTCTGCTACCTTAGGTCCACACTTAGAGTCAAATTACTGTGAATTTAAGGGGATGTGTTGGAACTTTGAAGGAAGACTAATTCAAGCATCAGATTTAGATGTGAAGTCTATAATCATGTTTGAGTAGAGAGTCAAGCAGACATGGAGTCTGCAATCATGTCTTTAGTTGGGTCATGCAGACATCTTGTCATGCATATGAGTCTTTAATTTGAAGTCCGGTCTTTGTTCAACTTTATCATTCCTGTTTTGTTTCCTTTGATCATTCAGTTGTAGTATGTTAGCTATTTCCAGACTATCGAGTGTGTGTGAGCCTGATTTTCCAACATCTTATTAACATGAAGTTGGAAGCATGAATATATGTTCGTGAGTTAGTTTATGTTCTAAACTCAACAGAGTAGAAATTACTTACCTTCCAGCGGTTGGATGCCATTCTTTCAACTTCACCAGTAACTAGACCCTCCTTGAATATCAATCGCATTAAGAAATCAATTAATATATACGGAATTAATTAAGATAAAAAGATGAAGGATTGGGAAAAATGGTCTTACAGGATTTTCACGTCGCATTTGAAGTCTCAATGCTTTCTCTAGATTTCTAAGAATCTGATCTATGTTGGGACGTTGTGCGCGTTTGTCCTTTAAGCAGTTATATGCAGTTTCTGAGAATATTTTTAATGACTCTGGGTCCATTTGTTCCCTTAGAGCTGGATCAATTATATCATCCAGGTTTTCCTCTTCATAATGGGATTTTGCCAGTTGAGCTAATATCTCCTCGTTAGGCATATGCAAGTACTGATCGAGTCTTTTCATGGTAAATAAGGGTTGTAATATGAAACAATGTTCCTTCGTGGAATAAGATTTTTCAGGCAGTATGGCTACATTAGCAGGTGGCGTAGGTTCGTCGGTGTGTTTGGGGTCCATTGTCAGTGGTGGGCTAATTATGATGCCCTGCTCTGCGTTATGTGACAGATGTCCGCTAGGCGGTTCGTTGTCAAACCAGTTTGACAACTCAAAAATCGATTGTCTGCTTCCAAAAGAGGACGACTGTCCGCTTCCAAAAGAGGACGGCTGTCCGCTTCCAAAAGAAGACGGCTGTCCATCGACAAATGACGACGGCTGTCCGTCGATAATTGGTGGCTTAGGGCAGTTGAACACCGTATGAAATGATGGAATCTGGATAACTGGGGGTTCTTGTAACTCGAATTCACTTCCAACAGATGGCATAGGTTCTTTTAGCTTTCTCTCAGTATGTAGATGTCGACCCGCTATCTGATCTACTTTCTGCATTACATCCAGCTCGCCTTCCACATTTACTGGATTAGGGCGCTTGAGCACCCATTGAAATGACGGCATCTGGACAATTGGTGGCTCTCGTAAGTCGAATCCCCTTCTAGTAGACAGCATGGGTTCTTTTAACTTTCCATCGGTTTGTAGATGTGGATCCGCGATCTGATCTAGTTTCTCCATGACATCCAGCTTTTTATCTTTGTAATTTTGTTCAGTGAATTGAGGTGAATGCTGCTCCCTCTGGTCTTGAAAAAACGCTCTCCTCTTACAAAGGACTTCGAATAACACAACTCCATATGAATAAACATCTGACTTGTGGGTCACAAATCCAGTCTTTTCATATGTCGGATCCACATACCCTATTGTGCCAATAATATCAGCAAGGACAAGACGATGCCTTCGAGCTTTAGTATTTGTCTTGGAATGTTCAAAACCGGATAGCTTAGGTTTCCACTTTTCGTTCAACAAAATTTTTGAACTTTTGATGTTCCGATGTATCACGCTAGATTCATGACCATCATCACAATGGATGTAATTCAGTGCACGTGCAACACCAACACATATATGCAAACGTTGCATCCATGTGAGGGCTGGACTGCTGAGATATCTGTCAAGACTTTGGTTGAACTCATACTCATTTATGATGA
Above is a window of Helianthus annuus cultivar XRQ/B chromosome 14, HanXRQr2.0-SUNRISE, whole genome shotgun sequence DNA encoding:
- the LOC110906741 gene encoding probable receptor-like protein kinase At2g23200, coding for MAAYNSTSSGGALEHLKIPLIDIEAATKKFTERYLGSGTYGKVYRAELELPVEEKSKGKISKKWRTVAIKCIREDKHGKEGFNAEIELLTSCKHANIVSLLGFCDEGPNMILVYEHASNRSLDNYLGSTDSSTNLTWVQRLKIGIDIARGLNYLHTRVEDEQRIIHRDIKSGNILLGKNWVAKIADFGLSRFHHTNQRESLYTENVAGTKEYLCPEYMKTGRLKRAIDIYSFGVVLFEILFGKLANDPVYVSEDENGIAYVARRHFEERTIHEMVDPKIMEEVDELTSTLHKGPNQDSLKVYLEIAYRCVAITQNDRPTAKDVLEELEKVLSSQVMVHAHIPARFLDSGEFPAKFSKFLQDSS